One genomic window of Candidatus Methylacidithermus pantelleriae includes the following:
- the lpdA gene encoding dihydrolipoyl dehydrogenase → MERYELIVIGGGPAGYVGSIRAAQLGKRVVCVEKERAGGTCLNWGCIPSKALLASAHLYWELRHAEQWGLRTDGATADLRAIVERSRRVSDRMAAGVESLFRSKGVEYLVGSARIVGPGKVEVEVVDKTQTGSGPKETLVEGDHILLATGARPRVLPGLVPDGKRILTSREALLVQDLPKSLLIVGGGPIGIEFADFFSCLGTQVTLVEVQQQILPKEDQEVVQVLSQALTRKGISILTQTTVDKVQEQGEKLVVELSGKASGKLTCDWVLLAVGVEANLEGALGPDVRLSSANGFVWVDESYRTSFPTVYAAGDIIGAPWLAHVASRQAIEAVEAMFVPGKRPKRPKLFPSCVYCDPELASVGLTEAEARAQGRSVRVARFPYHANGRAVASGHSDGMVKVVAGEPYGEILGVQIVGSGASELIAEATLAIELEATTEELHSAIHAHPTFAEALAEACLRVEGRAIHI, encoded by the coding sequence ATGGAACGTTATGAGCTCATTGTGATTGGGGGAGGGCCTGCCGGTTACGTAGGGTCCATTCGAGCCGCCCAACTTGGGAAACGTGTGGTGTGCGTGGAAAAGGAGCGAGCCGGTGGCACGTGTCTCAATTGGGGGTGCATCCCTTCCAAGGCTTTACTCGCTAGTGCCCATTTGTATTGGGAACTCCGGCACGCCGAGCAATGGGGGCTTCGAACTGATGGGGCGACAGCCGACCTGCGAGCCATTGTGGAGAGGAGCCGGCGCGTCTCCGACCGGATGGCTGCAGGGGTAGAATCGCTTTTTCGTTCCAAAGGCGTGGAATACCTCGTGGGTAGCGCCCGGATTGTCGGGCCTGGAAAGGTTGAGGTAGAGGTTGTAGACAAAACGCAAACAGGCTCGGGTCCTAAGGAAACCCTCGTGGAGGGGGATCATATCTTGCTGGCAACAGGGGCCCGTCCCCGAGTACTACCCGGGCTTGTCCCGGATGGGAAACGCATCCTGACCAGTCGAGAAGCGCTGCTCGTGCAGGACCTTCCCAAGTCGCTCCTCATCGTAGGAGGCGGGCCAATCGGAATCGAGTTTGCCGACTTTTTTTCCTGCCTTGGGACCCAAGTAACCCTTGTGGAAGTTCAGCAGCAGATCCTTCCCAAGGAGGACCAAGAAGTGGTTCAAGTCCTCTCCCAGGCCCTGACCAGGAAAGGGATCTCAATACTGACCCAAACCACAGTGGACAAGGTGCAAGAACAAGGAGAAAAGCTCGTGGTGGAGCTTTCCGGCAAGGCTTCCGGAAAACTTACCTGTGATTGGGTCCTTTTGGCCGTAGGTGTCGAAGCCAACCTGGAGGGCGCCCTTGGCCCTGACGTCCGGCTTTCCAGCGCCAATGGATTTGTCTGGGTGGATGAGTCCTACCGAACCTCCTTTCCCACCGTGTATGCTGCAGGGGATATCATCGGGGCTCCGTGGTTAGCTCACGTGGCATCTCGACAGGCCATCGAGGCCGTGGAAGCAATGTTCGTTCCAGGAAAACGCCCCAAACGACCCAAGCTATTCCCCTCCTGTGTCTACTGCGATCCGGAACTTGCCAGCGTTGGTCTTACGGAAGCCGAGGCACGGGCCCAAGGACGATCGGTCCGCGTGGCACGTTTCCCTTATCATGCCAACGGAAGAGCCGTGGCAAGCGGGCATTCCGATGGGATGGTCAAGGTGGTGGCAGGAGAACCCTATGGGGAGATCCTTGGCGTTCAAATTGTGGGAAGCGGTGCCAGTGAACTCATTGCGGAGGCAACTCTTGCTATTGAGCTCGAAGCCACGACCGAAGAGCTTCATTCTGCGATCCATGCCCATCCCACTTTTGCGGAAGCGCTTGCAGAGGCCTGTCTGCGAGTGGAAGGACGTGCCATTCACATTTAA
- a CDS encoding dihydrolipoamide acetyltransferase family protein → MPKEITMPLLSPSMTVGKIVRWMKREGESVKPGEVLAEIETDKATMELEAYEEGFLQKILLPEGSEAPVGSPIALLAQPEESHLEPTPPAAEEKKAVSSVSVGASSPIAPPSPSGSQDRLRVSPLARKLAASLGVDLSSVRGSGPGGRIVQRDVLAAAEQTRREVVTQPAEAIGISSMRATIARRLLESKTTIPHFYLGAEVDVDSMEELREKLNGLVSSRGEAFKFTVNDFIAKAVVEAARRVPEVNASWAGEKILRFPEIHLAVAVALSEGLITPVVRSAEKKTLRELAQSLRELVAQAREGKLKPEDYTGGTLTLSNLGMYGVDWFLAIINPPQALIVAVGAVAKKPVVGPNDEVRVRKRLPITLSCDHRVIDGATAANYLRELRSLLEEPLWLLSSP, encoded by the coding sequence ATGCCCAAAGAAATTACCATGCCTCTTTTGAGTCCCTCTATGACCGTGGGGAAAATCGTCCGGTGGATGAAACGGGAGGGGGAGAGTGTCAAGCCTGGAGAAGTTCTCGCGGAGATAGAAACCGATAAGGCCACGATGGAGCTTGAGGCCTATGAGGAAGGCTTTTTGCAAAAGATCCTCCTCCCAGAGGGGAGTGAAGCCCCCGTAGGCTCGCCCATTGCGCTATTGGCGCAACCGGAAGAATCACATCTGGAGCCAACCCCGCCGGCGGCGGAGGAAAAAAAGGCCGTGTCTTCCGTTTCGGTTGGTGCTTCTTCCCCGATTGCACCCCCATCTCCCTCCGGTTCCCAGGACCGGCTTCGCGTTTCACCGCTAGCCCGCAAGCTGGCAGCCAGTTTGGGCGTCGATCTTTCTTCTGTGCGAGGTAGCGGCCCTGGGGGACGAATTGTCCAACGGGATGTGCTAGCTGCTGCGGAGCAAACCCGGAGGGAAGTTGTAACCCAGCCTGCGGAAGCCATTGGAATCTCTTCCATGAGGGCAACGATTGCCCGGCGGCTTTTGGAAAGTAAAACTACGATCCCACACTTTTACTTGGGTGCTGAGGTTGACGTAGACTCGATGGAAGAGCTGCGAGAGAAGCTCAATGGACTGGTTTCCTCGCGGGGCGAAGCGTTCAAGTTTACCGTCAATGACTTCATAGCGAAAGCTGTGGTAGAGGCGGCTCGGCGAGTACCGGAAGTCAACGCAAGCTGGGCAGGTGAAAAGATCCTGCGCTTTCCGGAGATTCATCTTGCGGTTGCCGTGGCCCTTTCCGAAGGATTGATTACCCCAGTGGTCCGCAGTGCAGAGAAAAAAACCCTCCGTGAGCTGGCCCAGTCGCTTCGAGAGCTGGTCGCGCAGGCTCGGGAGGGAAAGCTCAAACCAGAGGATTATACTGGGGGAACCCTTACGCTTTCCAACCTCGGCATGTATGGCGTCGATTGGTTTTTAGCCATTATCAATCCTCCCCAGGCTCTCATTGTGGCAGTGGGTGCGGTTGCGAAAAAGCCCGTCGTGGGACCAAACGATGAGGTGAGAGTCAGAAAGCGGCTCCCCATTACCCTTTCTTGCGATCACCGGGTGATTGACGGGGCAACGGCCGCAAACTACCTACGGGAACTCCGGAGCCTTCTGGAGGAGCCTTTGTGGCTTCTCAGCTCCCCGTAA